From Malaya genurostris strain Urasoe2022 chromosome 2, Malgen_1.1, whole genome shotgun sequence:
ttaattttttctctcttactttttgtgagatctgtataaatctgtattaaattgaggaaatctgtataaatctgtactctgtattaaatctgtatgagcatgtaaaaatctgtataatacagataaatctgtataaatggcatctctgtctgtcatctagactgtgtttatttttttcatttaccaacagagttgccatttatacagattacctgtaatgtattgattcgtatacgtccatgcgaatttcatgcaggatatagATTTAATAAATATCGCCAATACTacatacataattgtgctacttctcatcctccaacgcaatacaaaatcgaacccgttttgttacaatatttacttgcttctggtctacggccacttaatttcggatgaaaattaccaacacaataaaaaataatctagatgagctactttgagaaaaataaatgggtaccttccaacatcgctaaaaaagataaatatattatcaaagtaatccaataatttattgagatgattcattttcaaatattatgatgaaatcaggcatccctgcaaacagctgatcggtgttgacaaacgaggggaaaccaactagtgaaactactttcacataacacaaggggtgtaccgatagtaaatagttcgcataCGCATACGCTTGGCTGCCAtaaggctgactaaacgctgccagctggaaaaatatggctggcagacattctggtgaccgactgcctcgccgctgccagatatacaactcaaacgatacaaccgtatccaccgggattgaaatctttgacattttcagcgaaggtgagagcaTGAAAACGcttggctaacttagatacaggcgactttgttttgtcaaattggatttgacaaccgtcactgaatcaattttggtagccgtccgGTGGTCATGGctacccaggtagccaaaacaccGTGCgggtacaattgacatgatatgttgaatgtaatgCCGTGCTATGGCGTTGCTGAGCTGAAGCAGAGTtgtcaggtcattttttcaaaaatctgtattcggcgcacaaatctatctgtaccacatcggtatcagaatctcgtCAACACAAGTTTACGGAAATGTcacgagcaaaaaaaggtctcgtAGCAACCTATTCTCCTGTCTATCCATGCCAtcaacgaaaatcggtatttatttgTACGATCCGtgtattatcggtattttgggagtacacatctgtattgcggtatagagatcaaatatttgtataaataccgataaatcggtatacctggcaacgttgaacTAAAGATTGATTTtactatttatacagatttatctgtattatacagatttttacatgctcatacagatttaatacagagtacagattttatacagatttccgcaatttaaaacagatttgtttagatctcacaaaaagtaagaaagaaaaagtttaacttttctgtctgagctatcttttagtatttgactcCAGTGACGATATACAatctatcaatcaacggacaaatcacaaattcatatggaaatctgtgaaatccatttatattataatttgaaaccaatttgaactgatattcatttttttgcaatgactgagtggaaccatatattggagaagccaaataaatgacaaactaacagaaaagatgatttattggaaaaagatgcgCTCAGAGACATTACtttattcaaggaagtaatgtCATCATGAAGctttaccacagactaacagacaggacactcaaattagattcttcaatcattttaacggtcatttctaatattcctttatttgggacagtactcacatgtgtcatgatggcgccacgttaccctatcaaagacatcctgtctgtcatcgagactgtgtttgtttttttcgtttaccagcagagttgccattcatacagaattacctgtaatgtcttgatttgtatacgtccatgcgaatttcatgcaggatacagatttaatacatattgccaaaactatatacataattgtgcctacttctcatcctccaacgcaatacaaaatccaacccgttttgttacaatatttacttacttctggtctgccgccacttaatttcgggggaaaattaccaacacaatgaaaaatagtctagatgaacaacgttgagtcaaataaatggttaccttccaacatcgcgaaaaagttaaatatattatcaacgtaatacaataatttattgtgacgattcaatttcaaatattttgatgaaatcaggcatccctgcaagcagctgatcggtgttgacaaacgaggggaaaccaactagtaaaaaaaacttttacataacacaaggggtgtacagatagtaaatagttcgcgcagtacaatataggtggaactagtgcatcacgaaaaattatttttataagaattaactcatactgtcatgtctgttagtctgtggcttTACTGTCAagctgagagttgtatgaaccgacttgacgttgaatattgggcgttgaaattccatgtcaaattataaagtcaccaatttcaaactagataaatgtATGGAattataattcaattgttgtggataaaaaaaactatgaaacttcgtcgttgaatattcttgtgagcgcggcaatgactgattgaatctaccatcctacaacaacaatttattggaataacattttttagcatcattttgtattttgaatttcattttattagtgattagagattaatacagattttttatacaaagaatacagattttctatgaaaatatctggcatctctgccccaAGCTGACAGAGTCTGCCATAAGATACTTGAGTATTGTGCTTTACTTCGGAGTTTAGTACTTGACAAAATCGACGCGAAAATGCGGAATAATACACTGAAAAGAACAACATGTCTGTTGTAAGGCATTCGCAACGCTGTGTTGGATATCTGCTCTGAAATGACAGGATGcgtataatttaaaactgtctaaaataaaactcgagcttGATAATCTCAATGCAAATATTTGAGATCTGTTCTACATTTGTCTGTCAAGTCATTGGTGTTATGTCAACTCACTGTGAACACTGAGTTGGTTCAGAGTTCTGTATAGAATTTTCATTAGGACCCGAGTGCACATGATAATTCTTTACTTTATCTTTCAATTTATACAAAATACTGCTGTATTTCTCGATAATTTCTTAAGTGCATTAAATGATGATAGTTTTAGTTACTAAACTTGCTGATTTGAGATTTCAAAATAACGAATGCCAAATTATGATAtagccatttttttttaatttggtgGAAAATTTCTTGGCAtctaacatttaaatatgatttcgggcatATGGTCGCaacgactatttttcacaaagctCATTCTGGAGATCCAATTTCGACCACTTCAAGCATTtgagcgacgacacgacctgccactcgactatcaaaactgtatcgcaaatctaactacccctcagtaactggtaatgtcaaaacgaaatcgcatgaaaaaatgttggaactggcaacacaaactggaaaattattgattttgaaaaacagttaccagtagccttggtaactacatatggaatgtaaataaaaacaagagattctcactttAAACGAGACCACTGAATGTAGTTGGACCACTGGCAAGATTGTTGGTGTTATACTTTGCATGTAGTTTTTAACACataattttcatatacataTTCGATATATTGAACAGTTTGTCGAATGTGTAAATAAAGTTTATGCATGAATAGATGacagaaaaaatgttcaagtaTAATTTTCGACTTTAATTATTCCATCATAATTATAAAATACGATGACTGTAATAAtgcagttgaaaaaaaataaattagaataaaagtaTTGACTGAATGTTTTACTGTAGATTCCGATTTAACCGATATAATCAACTACGCAGCCGGTTGATTGTAGTATATAAATTTGAGTATATAAAGGTTAAATGTGATAGCTTATTAAATTCTACTCAATAACGATTTTATTTTCTGTTCGGATGATACAGTTGACTTCAGACTCATATTGTTCGTATATGCCAActgttttatttaataatgCACATAAGCAAGAGTTTGTTTTCAGATTTTCCAGTTTCTCACCCTTTAGAAGTGTTTAATGGATCCCTAAAGTAATTCCGGCAGAAATGAGGTGAACAAATCCGTTTGGTATGAGGTTCGGTGATCGCACAAAAAAGATTCCATTGAATTAATctgaaattaattaaattatgtATATCTAAATGTTGGAGACGTGACCATCCCTACAACCCAATAGTAATTGCTGGGCTCACTGGTGGCAGCCCGACTGTCACTCAGTTGATGCACCGACCAGCATCCGGTCTATGTGTCAGAATCAGAATGTGATATGTAGTAGAATAAGGAACACGCGTTTTTACCTCTAACTGTGCGTCTATCAATAAAGTCAGTTTTTAATGTTTGGGTCGTGTTATATTCATTATCGGACACCTCCGAACACACCCACAACAGTGGCGACGAGGATTTAAGTTAAATTGGCGATCAGAAGCCAATCTTCATCACCCACGGGAAAACGAGAAGCATGGCGGAATCTAACCTCAATCCGGAGCATCAGCAACCGGGAACCGGCTTACCTGGCGGTCCACAGCACCCGGGAATGCAGCAAAATCATCTGCGTCATTCAGCTCCATTTTTCAACGGTCCACCATCATCGCAACAATCAGCGAATAGCAGCTCATCTTCTACAGAAACCACCTACCAGCTCTTTCAGCAGCttatgcagcagcagcagctattcatgcagcagcagcagcaacagctaaTGCAGCAGCAGCAAGATTTCTTCCGGAGTGTCATATCATCGATCAATGTTCAGGTCCCTCCAAACCCTGAAATGATTCTCGACTCGCTGGCGAACAACATCAAAGAGTTTCGCTACGATCCGGACGGAAACATAACCTTCGCTGCATGGTATGGCAGATACGACGATTTGTTCGAGCAAGATGCCGCACGGTTGGACGATGAAGCGAAAGTCCGCTTGCTCATGCGGAAACTAGGATCAGCAGAACACGAACGTTACGTGAGTTACATCATACCGAAATCgccaaaagattacaaattcAGCGATACAGTGGAAAAGCTGAAAATTCTTTTCGGCGCTGCTGAGTCTGTCATCAGTAAACGGTATCGGTGTCTACAGGTAACCAAACAACCGACCGATGATTATGTCACGTACGCTTGTCGAATCAACAAGACTTGTGTTGAATTCGAGCTGAGCAAGCTGTCCGAAGAGCAGTTTAAATGCTTAATGTTTGTTTGCGGACTAAAGTCAGAGGGAGACGGCGAAATACGAACGCGGCTGCTGGCGAAAATCGAAGAACGTGATGACGTCACACTAGAGCATCTTTCGGAAGATTGTCAGCGATTGTTGTGCCTGAAGCGGGACACGGCAATGATCGAGTCATCAGCATCAACGTCATCAGTGAATTTCATCAAGCGAAAACAGCAGTTTTCAAAACGTCAACATAAGCCACCAGTGGAGTCAGCCGGACCAGACAAGAGCAAACAAATACCCTCTACACCCTGCTGGTACTGCGGGGGAATGCACTTCGTTCGAGACTGCACTCATCGGAGCCACAAATGCAAGGACTGCGGCAACATCGGACATCGCGAGGGATATTGTTCCTCTGCCAAGCGAAATTTCAAGACCAGCCGAAACAGAAAGCACCCAGGATCGTTAAATACAAAAACCGTAAATCTCCGTATAAATACCGTCGATCAAAAGCGCCGTTTTGCTAAAATTGTGCTGAACGGTGTGAAAGTGCGTCTACAGTTGGACACGGGGTCTGACGTAAGCATCGTTTCGAAACGCTTGTGGGAGAAAATAGGTAAACCACCCACTGCACCAGTAAATGAGCTAGCCTCAACAGCGTCAGGCGACCGATTGCAGTTTTTGTTTAAGTTCAGCAGTCTAGTGTCTTTCAACGGTGAACAACATCACTGTCAGTTTTACGTGGTCGAAAACCCGCTTTATCTTTTCGGAATCGATTTGATGGAAGCATTCGGTCTCTTTTCATTACCCATTAGCATGTACTGCAACAACGTCAGTGTTCCTGCTATCACTTTGCAGTCACTCAAAGCGGCATACCCGAGTGTATTTAGAAACGAGTTAGGGTTGTGCACGAAAACAAAAGTGAAATTGGAACGGAAACCAGATGCAACTCCAGTTTTTCGTCGGAAACGTCCAGTGGCTTATGCAGtacattagagatggtcgggtatagaaattcttatacccgaacccgacccgtacccgagtgatcagcaaaaaaatttacccgtacccgattgaaaatttaaaaaattacccgtacccgacccgtacccgatcaataataaataaaaattacccgtacccgacccgtacccgaaaaaaaataaaaaatttgacccgtacccgacccgtacccgattaaaaattacctgtacccgtacccgacccgaatgagtagtaaaaattttaccaaaattcagtatggaaaaaaatgtgttttagatatcgagccgtatcaggctctagttggtaagaaaaatacattaaaatgcttgtttacttttaaacatataaatacactgtgaagcatgaataatgtaatgtaactttgttttaaacatgcataaaaaaacaaacggttcatccgaattcaaatttttttttttcatattaaagtacaatccttccgggtaattgtggaatataatttcattcaaatggctgcctcggctggccttgcagtacgccatacggtcggtccagctttttaatacattttcgattgtatgcagctttatttcagctatggatgcacgaatgttatccttcaaggcttgaattgtctctggcttgtccacataacacttatctttgacagccgctcaaagataatagtctaacggtgtcaaatcacagctccgaagcggccaaacgacatccgaatttcgactgataattcgatctccgaagactgtgcacagatgatcgatcgtagcgttggctgtgtggcacggagcgccgtcttgttggaatcaaaaggtgtccaagtctacctcttcaagtaacgggaagaaccaatcgctaatgatgacgcggtaccgctcgccat
This genomic window contains:
- the LOC131428711 gene encoding uncharacterized protein K02A2.6-like, giving the protein MAESNLNPEHQQPGTGLPGGPQHPGMQQNHLRHSAPFFNGPPSSQQSANSSSSSTETTYQLFQQLMQQQQLFMQQQQQQLMQQQQDFFRSVISSINVQVPPNPEMILDSLANNIKEFRYDPDGNITFAAWYGRYDDLFEQDAARLDDEAKVRLLMRKLGSAEHERYVSYIIPKSPKDYKFSDTVEKLKILFGAAESVISKRYRCLQVTKQPTDDYVTYACRINKTCVEFELSKLSEEQFKCLMFVCGLKSEGDGEIRTRLLAKIEERDDVTLEHLSEDCQRLLCLKRDTAMIESSASTSSVNFIKRKQQFSKRQHKPPVESAGPDKSKQIPSTPCWYCGGMHFVRDCTHRSHKCKDCGNIGHREGYCSSAKRNFKTSRNRKHPGSLNTKTVNLRINTVDQKRRFAKIVLNGVKVRLQLDTGSDVSIVSKRLWEKIGKPPTAPVNELASTASGDRLQFLFKFSSLVSFNGEQHHCQFYVVENPLYLFGIDLMEAFGLFSLPISMYCNNVSVPAITLQSLKAAYPSVFRNELGLCTKTKVKLERKPDATPVFRRKRPVAYAVH